Proteins from a single region of Gossypium arboreum isolate Shixiya-1 chromosome 1, ASM2569848v2, whole genome shotgun sequence:
- the LOC108482240 gene encoding zinc finger protein ZAT1-like yields MEEEQEFKHVCKFCSKSFPCGRSLGGHMRSHMNNIIINNNNSVETDEKLCKKKLVTLNNVGHDSNTDETGVDGGYILRENPKKTWRLTDLSEDSSVHDKVCKECGKGFQSWKALFGHMKCHSDKEKSPVNSLEEQDSWSHGEQKPVVDSQSDNETGVPSKKRRSKRRTRYIGTRNSVMSEIEQEQQEEVALSLMMLSRDVRHWVGLNSDNSMFSEAKIQIKKPKLKNLESAVMKSERKNKNLVIQTYDQTSDVVESEFCKDPHKRSKFECTTCKKIFHSYQALGGHRASHKRTKGCSASDNSETSTETETSPEPNPTSATDTANFVSDSNGVVKKNKGHECPICLKVFPSGQALGGHKRSHLVAEAKENRSQTIETQNPIPEIRDFLDLNLPAPVEEGTSSVHMGFEPWWVGTTHKHEPLLGLISN; encoded by the coding sequence ATGGAAGAAGAACAAGAATTCAAGCATGTATGCAAGTTCTGCAGCAAGAGTTTCCCTTGTGGTAGATCTTTGGGTGGTCATATGAGGTCTCATATGAACAACATCATCATCAACAACAACAACTCAGTTGAAACAGATGAGAAGCTGTGTAAGAAAAAGCTTGTGACTCTCAACAATGTCGGCCATGATTCAAACACTGATGAAACTGGTGTTGATGGTGGATATATCCTGAGAGAGAACCCCAAGAAGACATGGAGACTGACAGATTTAAGTGAAGACAGTTCAGTTCATGACAAGGTCTGCAAAGAGTGTGGCAAAGGTTTCCAATCATGGAAGGCTTTGTTTGGTCACATGAAGTGTCATTCAGACAAAGAAAAAAGTCCCGTTAACAGCTTGGAAGAGCAAGATTCTTGGAGTCATGGTGAGCAAAAGCCGGTTGTTGATAGCCAATCCGACAATGAAACTGGTGTCCCCAGTAAAAAAAGGAGATCCAAAAGAAGAACAAGGTACATAGGAACTCGAAATTCTGTCATGTCTGAAATTGAGCAAGAACAACAAGAAGAGGTTGCTTTAAGTTTGATGATGCTTTCTAGAGATGTCAGACATTGGGTTGGTCTGAATTCAGACAATTCTATGTTTTCGGAAGCTAAAATTCAGATTAAGAAACCAAAGCTGAAGAACTTGGAATCTGCAGTAATGAAGTCTGAGAGAAAAAACAAGAACTTAGTGATTCAAACATATGATCAAACATCTGATGTTGTTGAATCTGAATTCTGCAAAGATCCTCACAAAAGAAGCAAATTCGAATGCACAACTTGTAAGAAGATTTTTCATTCATACCAAGCTCTTGGTGGCCATCGAGCTAGTCATAAAAGAACCAAAGGCTGCTCTGCTTCCGACAACAGTGAAACCAGCACTGAAACTGAAACCTCCCCGGAACCAAACCCGACATCCGCCACCGACACTGCTAACTTTGTTTCAGACAGCAATGGGGTTGTTAAGAAGAACAAAGGCCATGAATGTCCCATTTGTCTCAAGGTTTTCCCATCAGGACAAGCTCTAGGTGGTCACAAAAGATCTCATTTAGTCGCTGAAGCGAAAGAAAACAGAAGCCAAACCATTGAAACCCAAAACCCAATCCCTGAAATTCGTGATTTCCTTGATCTTAACCTGCCAGCTCCTGTTGAAGAAGGGACAAGCAGTGTTCATATGGGGTTCGAACCATGGTGGGTCGGAACCACCCACAAACACGAACCATTACTGGGGTTGATTTCAAACTGA
- the LOC108483675 gene encoding uncharacterized protein LOC108483675, whose protein sequence is MVHKRPFIEDVFEVSCKQPRQAEHSNQWVLSSEPLFPEDAAPFSNASGEGRFTNVNTKCDEKLANAIDTEHQGNPENLEANIPGCIAISSLGTSSTQDEDLWPDEPLHMPSFAECFNPERPVRTVARLEDIYSILLQYPPRKPVLVGPNYQADIPEWDSQVIRNASNCEEVSETTSRYEREMVGTCIISIPDLESSAYDEKVGHGRTNCSCEDKDSVRCVRQHILEAREELRKSLGHERFMELGFYDMGEVVAEKWSEHEEQLFHKVVFYNPASLGRNFWGSLAFVFPHRTKADIVSYYFNVFMLRKRSEQNRCESMTIDSDNDEWQGTDDSGNNEAEFSDEDEDSVVESPVCDEDFAHHPSKENGLCVLDEDIADETCDNQSSDFATKDSETYGGKLFRNCGSDLMDQVHGNTLNDVAQGEREVQDDSCTSSDTGGASQENHVPADNFNGGNRGYVLEPCYPKGWDTRYPTCQTNFRDGP, encoded by the exons ATGGTACATAAGCGGCCTTTTATCGAGGATGTATTTGAGGTTTCATGCAAGCAACCAAGACAAGCAGAACATAGTAATCAATGGGTTTTATCTTCTGAACCCCTTTTTCCTGAAGACGCTGCCCCGTTTTCTAATGCTTCAG GTGAGGGCAGATTCACAAATGTTAACACCAAGTGCGATGAAAAGCTTGCAAATGCCATTGATACTGAACACCAAGGAAATCCTGAGAATTTAGAAGCCAATATTCCTGGCTGCATTGCCATATCTTCCCTGGGCACCTCTAGCACTCAAGATGAAGACTTGTGGCCAGATGAACCACTTCACATGCCTTCATTTGCAGAATGTTTTAACCCTGAACGTCCAGTAAGGACAGTAGCTCGTTTGGAAGACATCTATTCTATACTTTTGCAATACCCTCCAAGGAAACCAGTTCTTGTTGGTCCTAATTACCAAGCAGATATTCCTGAATGGGACTCGCAGGTCATTAGGAATGCTTCTAATTGTGAGGAGGTATCTGAAACCACTAGCAGATATGAGAGAGAAATGGTTGGAACTTGCATAATATCAATTCCTGACTTAGAGTCTTCTGCTTATGAtgaaaaagttggacatggaagAACTAATTGTAGTTGTGAGGACAAGGATTCTGTTAGGTGTGTCAGACAGCACATTTTGGAAGCAAGAGAGGAACTACGAAAATCTCTTGGGCACGAGAGATTTATGGAGCTTGGTTTTTATGACATGGGTGAGGTAGTGGCAGAGAAATGGAGTGAGCATGAGGAACAGCTATTCCATAAAGTTGTATTCTATAATCCAGCATCCTTGGGGAGGAATTTCTGGGGCAGCCTTGCTTTTGTCTTCCCTCATCGAACCAAAGCAGATATTGTCAGCTATTATTTCAATGTGTTTATGCTGCGGAAGAGATCTGAGCAGAATAGATGTGAATCAATGACTATCGATAGTGATAACGATGAGTGGCAAGGGACCGATGATTCTGGCAACAACGAAGCTGAGTTCTCAGATGAAGATGAGGACTCTGTTGTTGAATCACCTGTATGTGACGAGGATTTTGCTCATCATCCTAGCAAGGAAAATGGCTTGTGTGTTCTTGATGAGGATATTGCAGACGAAACTTGTGATAACCAAAGTTCAGATTTTGCTACCAAAGATTCAGAAACATATGGTGGAAAGTTGTTTAGAAACTGTGGTTCTGATCTCATGGATCAGGTGCATGGGAACACCTTGAACGATGTCGCCCAAGGAGAAAGAGAAGTCCAAGATGACTCATGCACATCATCTGATACAGGGGGTGCTTCACAAGAAAACCATGTCCCTGCTGACAACTTCAATGGTGGTAACCGTGGATATGTCTTGGAACCATGTTATCCCAAAGGATGGGATACCAGATATCCAACTTGCCAAACGAATTTCAGAGATGGGCCATGA
- the LOC108482113 gene encoding 40S ribosomal protein S19-3-like isoform X1, with protein sequence MEAARTVKDVSPHEFVKAYAAHLKRSGKIELPPWTDIVKGGKLKELPPYDSDWYYIRAASMARKIYLRGGLGVGAFRRIYGGAKRNGSRPCHFCKSSGSVARHILQQLQNVNIIDLDTKGGRKITSNGQRDLDQVAGRITVAP encoded by the exons atggaggCAGCGAGAACTGTTAAGGATGTTTCTCCCCATGAGTTCGTGAAGGCCTATGCAGCCCATCTCAAGCGCTCCGGCaag ATTGAGCTTCCTCCATGGACTGATATTGTCAAGGGTGGTAAACTAAAGGAGCTTCCTCCATACGACTCTGATTGGTACTATATTAGAGCTG CTTCGATGGCGAGGAAAATCTACTTGAGAGGAGGTCTTGGTGTTGGTGCCTTCAGGAGGATATATGGAGGTGCCAAGAGAAATGGCAGCCGTCCATGTCATTTCTGCAAGAGCAGTGGCTCTGTTGCTCGTCATATTCTCCAGCAACTGCAAAACGTGAACATCATTGATCTTGATACCAAGGG TGGTCGGAAAATCACATCAAACGGCCAACGGGATCTCGATCAGGTTGCTGGAAGGATCACGGTTGCCCCTTGA
- the LOC108482113 gene encoding 40S ribosomal protein S19-3-like isoform X2 yields the protein MQPISSAPIELPPWTDIVKGGKLKELPPYDSDWYYIRAASMARKIYLRGGLGVGAFRRIYGGAKRNGSRPCHFCKSSGSVARHILQQLQNVNIIDLDTKGGRKITSNGQRDLDQVAGRITVAP from the exons ATGCAGCCCATCTCAAGCGCTCCG ATTGAGCTTCCTCCATGGACTGATATTGTCAAGGGTGGTAAACTAAAGGAGCTTCCTCCATACGACTCTGATTGGTACTATATTAGAGCTG CTTCGATGGCGAGGAAAATCTACTTGAGAGGAGGTCTTGGTGTTGGTGCCTTCAGGAGGATATATGGAGGTGCCAAGAGAAATGGCAGCCGTCCATGTCATTTCTGCAAGAGCAGTGGCTCTGTTGCTCGTCATATTCTCCAGCAACTGCAAAACGTGAACATCATTGATCTTGATACCAAGGG TGGTCGGAAAATCACATCAAACGGCCAACGGGATCTCGATCAGGTTGCTGGAAGGATCACGGTTGCCCCTTGA